One stretch of Chelonia mydas isolate rCheMyd1 chromosome 17, rCheMyd1.pri.v2, whole genome shotgun sequence DNA includes these proteins:
- the TIMM22 gene encoding mitochondrial import inner membrane translocase subunit Tim22 → MAAASSPAGSAPAGPGPEPAQLQYSLLLEHLVGERRGPRQARALDPAALGGIPAPPRSEEQKLIERVMESCGFKAALACVGGFVLGGAFGVFTAGIDTNVGFDPKDPYRTPTAKEVLKDMGQRGMSYAKNFAIVGAMFSCTECLVESYRGKSDWKNSVVSGCITGGAIGFRAGLKAGAIGCGGFAAFSAVIDYYLR, encoded by the exons ATGGCGGCGGCCTCCTCCCCGGCGGGGAGCGCGCCCGCCGGCCCCGGGCCTGAGCCGGCCCAGCTGCAGTACAGCCTCCTGCTGGAGCACCTGGTGGGGGAGCGGCGGGGGCCGCGCCAGGCCCGGGCGCTGGACCCCGCCGCGCTGGGGGGCATCCCGGCCCCGCCCAGGAGCGAGGAGCAGAAGCTGATCGAGCGGGTCATGGAGAGCTGCGGGTTCAAGGCGGCGCTGGCCTGCGTGGGAG gttttgttttgggAGGAGCATTTGGTGTATTCACAGCAGGCATCGATACCAATGTAGGGTTTGATCCCAAGGATCCCTATCGTACACCAACTGCAAAAGAAGTTCTTAAAGATATGGGACAACGAGGGATGTCCTATGCCAAAAACTTTGCCATTGTGGGTGCTATGTTCTCCTGTACTGAATGTCTAGTAGAGTCT TATCGTGGAAAATCAGACTGGAAGAACAGTGTTGTTAGTGGGTGCATCACTGGAGGAGCCATTGGCTTTAGAG CTGGTTTAAAAGCAGGGGCCATTGGCTGTGGTGGCTTTGCTGCTTTCTCAGCAGTGATTGATTATTACCTACGGTAA